A section of the Rhipicephalus sanguineus isolate Rsan-2018 chromosome 11, BIME_Rsan_1.4, whole genome shotgun sequence genome encodes:
- the LOC119373752 gene encoding elongation of very long chain fatty acids protein AAEL008004, with protein sequence MSTLLNPIKLLDNIERHWDPRTRHYGMVLNPWFVFPLIIFYVYFVRFAGPRWMKKRDPFPITNLVRVYNVAMVVMNATFLYQVLRITYLPGGTYSLWCQGVTGRAEGASAAVYQSGWWYLLVRYADFLDTVFFVLRKKFNQVSHLHVIHHVLVVFNAWFWAMFAPEGQPALGLCINTFVHVVMYSYYFLSTFGPEVRKYLWWKRYLTQLQIIQFVVFILHMSIPLFVDCGFPNVLVPFAIAQAGFVLGMFINFYYQTYIKPRKVSAAASNGKEVTNGTTHALKKD encoded by the coding sequence ATGTCAACGCTGCTCAACCCAATCAAGCTGCTCGACAACATCGAGCGACACTGGGACCCTCGCACCCGGCATTATGGCATGGTGCTCAATCCGTGGTTCGTGTTCCCGCTCATCATCTTCTATGTGTACTTTGTTCGCTTCGCCGGTCCCCGATGGATGAAGAAGCGCGATCCTTTTCCCATCACCAACCTCGTCCGCGTCTACAACGTGGCCATGGTGGTGATGAACGCCACTTTCCTGTACCAAGTGCTGCGCATCACGTACCTGCCCGGCGGAACGTACAGCCTATGGTGCCAGGGCGTGACGGGGCGAGCGGAAGGCGCATCGGCGGCAGTCTACCAGTCGGGCTGGTGGTACCTGCTGGTGCGCTACGCGGACTTCCTGGACACCGTGTTCTTCGTGCTCCGCAAGAAGTTCAACCAGGTCTCGCACCTGCACGTCATCCACCACGTGCTGGTGGTGTTCAACGCCTGGTTCTGGGCCATGTTCGCGCCCGAAGGCCAGCCCGCGCTGGGACTCTGCATCAACACGTTCGTGCACGTTGTCATGTACTCTTACTACTTCCTCTCCACGTTCGGACCCGAGGTGCGCAAGTACCTCTGGTGGAAGCGCTATCTGACCCAGCTTCAGATCATCcagttcgtcgtcttcatcctccACATGTCGATCCCGCTCTTCGTTGATTGCGGCTTCCCCAACGTGCTGGTGCCGTTCGCCATCGCGCAGGCGGGCTTCGTGCTGGGCATGTTCATCAACTTCTACTACCAGACCTACATCAAGCCTAGAAAAGTGTCGGCGGccgcttccaacggcaaggagGTCACCAATGGAACGACGCATGCGCTAAAGAAAGACTAA